The segment ACACAGAATAGCATATACCAAAAACCAGGTTTACATTGGTTGACCCTTCTATGCAATGTTGTCATTACATAGCTAGcatatataatatgaaaatgCCTCTATTAAAAAGGGTCTAAACAGACAATTCACAGAATACCAAGCATTAGTTATTGTTACAAGGAATAGTACATGCCAGATATTGAGACTGAACTAAAAGTTTTTGCAATGTTGTCAACTAGGCTAAAGTTATCAGACAGATCCACTGATGGATGGGCACGGCTTACTATCCCTGCAGTTTCACGAAAGCAAGGTACAAAATTATGAATCTTCTGCCTTGCTCACGTCTGCCAGCGACGTCAGTTTGATCACATTTATTACCGAACATTTACACAAGGCATGACGGGACTTGATGTCTTCAGCCTCAGGTTGGAATGAGTTTTTGAGACTCAGCACGTATCACATTAATCAGATCTTGATTTATCAGGAAGATGAAACGAAGGCATGAGATCTGGAATTCAAAGGTAAAGTCAAACTATGGCCCCTAATAATATTAAAATGCAGATTCATTATTTTCTTGCTTTGTCTGAATGACTAGATGCCGACACAAATTTTCTTCTACACAagtgcagccccccccccccccccaattttcaGGCCCAAAGGCGGGGAAGGGGGTGCATATTAAAACACAGCTGCGTATTATATTTCGCGAATTACAGTatatacagtcaactctcgataaaccacCACCTTTTGTTCTTTGGAATTTATGGAGTTATAATGAATATGGCGTTGAATTAAATATCTGCCATCTTGGGGAGAAAGAGTTACTTTTCTTGTATATCTTTCCTATACGTacaaactttatgaaaaaatatctcataattatttttcaaattttctaacatgattaaaatatttttatcaatagtaaggcttcatttcaaaacaatacacatacaagTGCAATGCATGGCTGTTTCCTGGTAGGTGAGCCACCATTAACTGGATGAAGATCAACGAGTATTTCACCCTTTGCAGCCAAAATACCACCCGTTGTTCTCCTTTTTATGgacttttcccataaaacagtAGAATAATTGGAGATTTCCTGTTGTGTACATTTCGAATGCTCTCCGTGGTATGCAAAAATTTGCTTGTTTCCTTAGAAATTCAAAAGAAACCTCTTTTgtggcgaagccatagctaaactgaaatatttttcgaTGAGGTAAAAGCAACAAAACTACAGTTCATTATCTTAAATAattatcttgtttatttaatactGGGTTCCTTCTGCCCAGGTGTACACCAGAGATggataatgaccaattttccACATCACTGATCACGTGCACCCATGGAGATAATATTGAGATAATTAACACCTTGATATAGACTTTTGTACTAAAAATACTGTGGTGAATGGCAATGGCGAATTTGGCATTTTAATGAGAATTTTAAGTAATAGGAAAAACGTTCTTAGAAAAATGTGGCGTTATAAcaaaaatggcgatgaattgagtggcgataattcaaGAATTAACTGTACTTTGCAAACAtgtttttagactttaatactcagaaaccaacatccTTAAAACAACCACACTGTGATTAGCCTAAAGCAAAATTGcaaataatgaataataaagaattaaatttttgtttgtttactgatttatgcccctttgagaatttttcgctcatatTGAGAAATCACAAGCTACTATCAGTGAAGTGCTGTAAGTAAGACCTATGCTTGGCACCTGGGGCCAACATAGTGAGGATTCTTTTTTTGGTGAAGAAATAATCActaatatattatttatgtcttaggtttgacatggCTGAAGTACAAAGTTCACTAGTAGTTTAATTTGACTATAGGGATAAAGATTCCTGTCAGTTTATAACTTCAGTGTTTTATCTGCTGTGTAAATATAGACCATCTTCAAATATTCTTGTAAGAAATGAGTTTTCCACAGCTTACCTCCACAACCGAGTTATTGTTCAGTTTCTGTTTGTTTCCAGCCAATATGGCTTTACCATCGACATAGAAAGGACGCTTTCCCTCATTTGCAATGAAGAAATCTCCATTATTTCGGAGTTTGATGATGCCTTGTCGACGTGATATTTTCCAGGCTGGTCCCTCGAGGGACAAGTCTACATCTATTTGATTGTCCTTGGTGGCTCTCCCTAATGTTATCTGAAATCACAACAATTCTCTACTGAATAAAGACACTCCAAATGAagacaagaggtccatgggccatgacactcacctgagtcatacaggaatatttacatttacaaatgttTTGTCAGTGATGAATATGCTGTTTCAATATATTTGTTTCTCAATCATTGACCTTTCAACTTAATATAAAAACCTAcagtatacatatgtatgtgtataaaaaCAAGCGACCCAGTATTCTTTCAAGTACATATTTAAGATTTTCATCTATTCCTTAATTCTAGGGGTAAGATGATACACAGACCTTATGATATGAGACACCAGTATGATACAATACATCTATCTCCATATCATAGGAAAGCATAATATTGTGACAAAATGAGTATTTGTCTTTTTGAcaataaatgaacaaaatataatgaaaaatcaaatcaGATTTACTTTGAATTTGATGACATTCCCAAATTCCTGAtttagatttatgtacatgtcGGTGCATTCAGACTTCTCAATTTCAATATCAAGCATGTGTTAATCATTTTCTGCACCAGTATCCTTTTTTAAAGTTTGAACTAACGACAACAAAAAATGAGGATTCtgattacttatttgtgtgatatatgatcaatacctgttcaaaaactgctgaaatatgaaacctttttctTATACAAGACATTTCTCCAAAAGCCATTTGCacatttgtgtgatatatgatgaataactgttgaattattgttgaaatgaaggttttttaatatttaagttACATGTTCTGAGTTGACCTTGGACTtcacaaaatgaccttgagtgacctttgtctgacgccatttgcctattacttatttgtatgatatatgatcaatacctgttcaaaaactgttgaaataaggaacttttatatattctgagtgaccttgaccttaccACAATAACCTTGAGAGACCCTGGTCCAAAAGTCCTTGtctcaaggaatatttgtgatcaattatcaatttctgatgagaGGTTTAAGAGATATGAGTcgagacggacggacaaacacTACAATGACTAAATCCTCCCTTGAAATTTTTCAGAAAGCAGAAAAAGATTTGTTATCATCTTATACGATATAAAGGGCAGACTAGTGAAATCAATAGAAACTAGTCTGTACaaactagtgcttgaaaaagttaatttcaaacCCTGATTCTTACATGAAACTCTAGATCCCTATTGTGGATCTATTTGGTCTTATATTGAAGCTGTACTTAATACTGTGATCTTAATTAAACCTGGTAAATTAAGCCATGCAAAAGTGAATGATATCAGTAGTATGGACTACCATGAATATAATGTTCATAGTACACATGGCTTTACCTCCTTAGATCTCATGAGGTACCGGACAAGTCTTCCTCGAAGTACTGCCAGAGTCTGATTGTCAAAGTCCTGGGGACTGATTCCTACAAGTCACAAGCAATAGTCAACAAACAATACACATCAGTATTTCAATGTTTATTGCATGCAGTGATCTGTAGATCACAGAAaagaatacatacatgtagtaaggtgtgtacaacacaagaatacataGTAAGGTGTGTACaacacagaaaagaaaacagaaaggTGTTTACAACACAGAACAGAATACATAGTAAAGTGTGTACAACACAGAACAGAATACATAGTAAGGTGTTTACAACACAGAACAGAATACATAATAAGGTGTATACAACACAGAACAGAATACATAGTAAGGTGTTTACAACACAGAACAGAATACATAATAAGGTGTATACAACACAGAACAGAATACATAGTAAGGTGTATACAACACAGAACAGAATACATAGTAAGGTGTTTACAACACAGAACAGAATACATAGTAAGGTGTGTACAACACAGAACAGAATACATAGTAAGGTGTGTACAACACAGAACAGAATACATAGTAAGGTGTATACAACACAGAACAGAATACATAGTAAGGTGTGTACAACACAGAACAGAATACATAGTAAGGTGTGTACAACACAGAACAGAATACATAGTAAGGTGTATACAACACAGAACAGAATACATAGTAAGGTGTTTACAACACAGAACAGAATACATAGCGAGGTGTgtacaacacaagaatacataGTAAGGTGTGTACAACACAGAACAGAATACATAGTAAGGTGTATACAACACAGAACAGAATACATAGTAAGGTGTGTACAACACAGAACAGAATACATAGTAAGGTGTACACAACACAGAACAGAATACATAGTAAGGTGTATACAACACAGAAAAGAATACATAGTAAGGAGctaaaactttaaattttctaAGATTTCACAGAGAGGGCTGTGATTGACTTCTTAATTTCACTTCTTAAGAAATTGCTGTCATGTTTCATAAAgtatatcaaatcaaattttgtgtgacttatcaatatatcttttaattatAGTGCACCATCAGCATACTGTaaactgttgttgttttaacTTGTGTATTGTGTAGAACGGTGTTCAGATGGTAACAAACCCTAGTTAAGCATTAATTtaatattctctttagagaagtagGCTTAGCCTACATACACATCTCTTAACAAaccttcatgttttgattctggaaaacgtgtaaatacCAGAACTGGTGCCGGATTATGCTTTGACCATTTCCACTCAAATAAGTCTGGATTTACTTAACAGTCAAGTTTATTTTCACAACTTTAACATTAATGCATCTGTCTTAAGGAAATCAACATTTACTCACTGTTCATCCATTTTCACAAGTTCCCTGTCCCAAATTTAAATTATGTGTGCATCTCTATTGGTGGtagaaaaaaattggaaatctGAAGTTGGGTAATTTGGAAAAACTAATAAACACACATTTTCGTTCTCAAAAAGCTTTTTATCAAAGTTCAAAAGATTATTCTTGATGATAGCAATAGAAAAACATGTTTGAATGAAACTGaaatgtcaaaaagctttccgAGAACCAAAATGCATATTTATTAACTTTGCCAAATTTTCCAACTTTGAATTTTCGACTATTTCTATTGTTAAGAGAGATAAATGCATAATTCAAACCCTGGATGGAGAACatgtgaaaataaattaataacaAGTAAATGTTGATTTTCTTGTGTCTGCTTCGTATATTCAAGCATATTTGAGTCAAAATGTCGATCAAATTGTAAACTGTCACCAGTTCTGGCATTCACAtattttccagaatcaaaacatgaaggaTTTCGAAGAGAAGTGGCAGTGGGTTAAGCCTGTCCATTACTCTAAAGAGAAAAGACATTGAATGGTATTTGATTACTTACCCGTAACACTATCCACCAAAACCTGCCATTTTGGAAGCTCTTGTTCTAAGTGACGAATTTCATTCTTATTCCTTCTGTCAGCAACAGAAAGTTCTACAAGAAACACCACAAAATTGATGTACCTATAATTACATGCGAAGAACAATTAAAAgataatttcaaacaaaacCGAAACCTGTCTAAACCAACACCTGTCATCTTTTTTCACCATGTTTATTTACCCTGTGCAAAATTTATCTCCCAGAGCTTGTTAAAATAGCTTTGTTTcactctgtgtgtgtgtgtgtgcgtgcgtgtgcacatgtgtgtgtgtacgcatgcatgtgtacatgtgtgtgagGGTGTGGGTGTGTGATCCAAAAATAGGTAtagaaaaatctacacaagtagtactgtagtataataaaaaatatcacagaGCCAGTAGAGTATATACTCTACTTTCTGAATGATAATCAAATATCTGTGTACTTGCTACACATGTGtcattcaaataaaaattaccTTGTTCAAGCACATCATCTTTGGTATCTCTAAAAGATAAGCAACAGTGAATTCTGATTAGACAAAATCTCCTCTAGATTAAAATGAAACCTCTAACACCACAAAATAAAGCTTGGTAAGTACACATGTACTTAAAATATCTTACTTCAGGTCATCATCATTCATCATCTCCTCAGCATCAGAGAAATTCAGCACATGATCACCACGAGGAATGGGTTGAACTGTCCCAAGAAAAATGTCATTAGAGGAATACTCTGTGGTTTATTATTGGTGGAGAGATTTAAAAAGCAACTTTAGatacatttattacattatatcaAAATCATTCTCTTACATCATCAAAATGGTTTTGGAAATATGAAACAGCAAGGGGGAGATGAGAGCAAGGAATCAGACACTTAGCAAATGGCATGCAAAGATAACATAAATGTAGGTGTTACATAGTGAGTAATTTTGCTGCTGGAATGTATGATGGCTTCATCTCAGAGCAGAAGTCTGAAATATTGATGCTTTATTTCTtcgcatatttttattttaactgcCACATTGGCCTAAAatttatgtcaatggaaatgATTGCATATCTATGCTTTAGTAAATTTCCTCGTCTGCAAAAAACATCCAGTATTTGCAGCATGCCAAGATTACCTGATATGTGATACAATTATACTATCCCATACCTGATTGGTCGGGAAGGAGGTGGTACTGCTTCAGCAGTAACCAGTGATTGTGTAATGCCTTGGCGGTCCGCAAGGGGTAAAAACTGTCTGGATTCTGTTCCAGGAGATCTTGGAAAATTTCCACTGTTGGCTGACTTGtctgaaatgattttttaagaGATATCCACTGATTTCCAAATAGAATTTACAGTCATAATCAAACATTTCAGTAAGATGAACCAGATACAGACTAAGATGTATTTTTCACTACCTGTAGATCTGTCCTAATGGGATTTATCCCAACTGGGGCATATTTGAAATACAGATTTTAAAGTGACATTGATACAAACTTTCACCATCCCTGCATTACATGGTGTAAATGACGATTCTATTTTCTATTATCTGACCCGTCATACATGTGTAAATGACCACGACAAAGGGTTAAGACTTATGATTAGTAAAAACCAACCTCTGAATCAATAACAATTAGTTTCTCTGTCTACTGGAtaaagtacattgtacatgaagTTTCTCTGTCTACAGGTATATGACCTGAATAATTTCCTTAATTTTTCATCAGTGACCTTGACAAAGTCAAAACGACTTACATGTAGGTCTAGAATTGTGACATGTTTAATGCATCATTCTAAAAAATCTCTTTGTTCTGAAGATATGATTTGACAATAACTTTTTCTCTAGGTCACTTTGACCGTCTCCAAATGAACTAATCTTGAAGAGATGGTATATGCTTCAGGTGTTTACATTTTATCtcttttgaaaagatttttctcCCATGACCTTTATCTTATCCAAAGTTACCAACTTTCTCCACAGGACCTTTGACAAGGACACAACCTCGGGTCAAAAAGAGCATGAGCATCTACTGCATCTGTTTCAAAATTATGGCAGGACACGGTCGTACAGAAAGGCAAACAGATGGACAGGGTGATTCCCATACCCCCTCCAACCTTTTTTATGCATAAGTATGGATATACAcaaatcaaaatgaatatgtatacatacagaTGAGATTGTTCCCAGCAAAGACTCCTCTTCCTTACTGTAGAGAGCTTTGGACTGGACTTCAGCAATGATGTCCGGATGGAGCTGATTCATGGCCTGTACTGCTAACCTGGTATATGTACATATGCATCATCAGTTTTGTTACATGAAAACACCCTCATCGTTCTAAATGTacgtgtatttttaaaattaaatggaGTATAACACATcatcaaaaattaaataaattgtaattttgtgctgtacttttaatttttcagttttcattGTATGTCGTTttatgtcaccagctgtagatgaagtgcTACAAATTTGGACCTCTGCATGGTACTCAAGGCCATAACAATGAGGGCTCCTTATTGTGCCTAAAGCTACCATCACACAGAACCTCGGTCTTTAACGTCATATCCAAAAGAACCGTGATTTTGTTTCTAGTGCTAGGTGAAGGAGCAGTCACTACCTAGTATGTTTAATTAGTATGTTTAATGTCTTCAGCTTGTAGTGGTGCTGGGATCAACAATGGACCCCAGGAATACCCTAACTCCCAGGCTACATGACCAGACTTAGTGTTTAGGACCATTCACATTCATCTTGGGACTTTGTAAGGTGGTGATTAGCAGAGAATCCTGCAGTATTTATCTgtgtttcattaaaaatattgagACTGTCTTTTGCTTAATTAACAATCACCCTCCACCAGCCACAGGAATTTACCTGTGCTGTAGTCTGCTGTCATACATGCATATCACTCAGCATATGTATGTAGCTGTTGATATCATTCAGCATATGTATGTAACTGTTGATATCACTCAGCATATGTATGTAACTGTTGATATCACTCAGCATATGTATGTAACTGTTGATATCATTCAGCATGTCTGTAACTGTTGATAATGTTATGCAGTCTGAATGACACTTTTTGCAATTTTCTCTCCCAAAGATTTCagaaaaaattgtgaaatttgaatgtggTGTGCAGTACAAAGTCTATCGAGttcttattttgaaaatgagaCAATGTTTCAACTTTACTGAgtgaaaaacattaaaatatccaCTCTAATTAGTTCTTAGTGGTGCATACATTGATTTCAGTAATATTTGCCTGATTGCAAGTCCATGCACAAATCCAAcaaataaacaagatgtgtttgtgaaacacaaatgcccccgataatggccaattccgaagatggccaaggtcacaagggcaaataccttggtaccagtagaaagatcttgtcaaaagaaatgctcatgtacaatatgaaagctctaatatttaccatttagaagttatgaccaatgtaaaaaaaaaaatttaaagtgggtcaaatgtcaaggtcaaaaggttcaataccaacagaaagatcttgtaacaaggaatactcatgtgaaatatcaaagctctatctcttactgttcaaaagttattagcaaggttaaagttttcaaaaagtaggtcaaattccaaggtcaagggtaaaaaatgttggtacccacggaaaggtcttgtcacaaggaatactcatgtgaaatatcaaagctctatctcttactgttcaaaagttattagcaaggttaaagttttcaaaaagtaggtcaaactccaaggtcaaggggtcaaaaatgttggtacccatggaaaggtcttgtcacaaggaatactcttgtgaaatatcaaagctctatttcttactgttcaaaagttattagcaaggctaaagttttcaaaaagtaggtcaaactccaaggttaaggtgtcaaaaatgttggtacccacggaaaggtctcgtcacaaggaatactcatgtgaaatatcaaagctctatcacttactgttcaaaagttattagcaaggttaaagtttcagacagaattacagaatgacagaattacaaaatcaCAGACAGGACTAAAACAAtgtgccccctgatcttcgatctcgggggcataaaaataagaTACGATTCTTAGCATGACTATGCCTTCTAAAACTAATCATGTAAAAGTGAATAAGGAATGGTCCTCATATATGAACACACAGGACACAGTATTGTCTTTTAGAATAGTAAATGCTGAATTCTTAAAATGCTGGAACACACACTGCAACAATTCCACACCACATACTTCTGACCTACCATCACCTCGGTGGTACTTACTTGGATATTATAGGGTCATACAGCAAAGCATACCATCTCTCCTGAATTTCTTTGAGACTAAATCTACACGAGAACTTCAAACCTAAATGTACGGCTGTCAAGTCATTTGTctaaaatttaaaagaatattcaAATTATAAAGACagtgaaaaaaacccattaattACCACAAATGGGTGCTATTTAGCCTAGTCTAAATTTATATCAGCTGTACTGTCGATTTGTAGATAACAGAAAAGACCAGTACACAATGTTAGAATAACTGTCTAACAGAAAAAGTAAAATCAAACATAGTCATTGCATGCCAGAATTCTGTACACATACTTTTATTTCCTAAGTAACTTGTAAGACAAATTTGCATTGGTCATACAACTTTCTGAATTTCATAGTGTTCATAATTCTTAATTAAAGATGTtgaattaattaaaatgttgatttaattTATACTTGATTCCTTCTTTTTAACCACTTGTACAACAccaactgtacatgtacaacacctCACATAATGTCCTATCTCATTTAattagtaaataaataatataatttgtCAACCACAGGTGTCAACCATACCTGAAAAAAGAGTTCATTTGATTACATAGGCAATGAATTCATTATCTGTGCTCCATCAAGGGGTGCACAGGAATTTACATACATCCTTTGGCTTTTGGTTGTGTGACGTACTCCATGTAAATCATGTACACCCTTGATTTCACATAGATAAATAATATTGACCAAGGATTTACATTTTCTGTTTAATCTGTAAGGTTATAATTCTGTAGATTTGtatgaggtgaaattaaatactttcaaacatttcaacctTCATATCTCCACTTGACAGTACCATAATATACTGTGCAAGATACTGTGTAACTGTACTTAAGCAGCAGTTATGGCGTTTGAGTTGGTCCTAAAGTTCGCAGATTTTTAAgatcacagatgtgcagaaaaaATATGGCTACAATACTTCAAGAGTGAGGTTAACAGAACATTGACCCGACAAGTTTCATGCCATGAATCCAAAATGCCCTTAACCcttgaaatcatggtccccatgCCCTACtgacattttaaattttaattatctGTTCAGAAGCCTACTGACAACAAACATTTTATACACCTGATGAGAATCCTACTgacaacattttaattaatttacctGTTGAACAGCTGTAATTAGTGCCAAATCATCTTGAGCTTTCCATCTTCCCAGATCCTTTGTTGAAGCTGGTGCAGGAGGCTAAAACGTAATGATATATTACAGTAAAAAACGGGTTATAATTAAcaagcttataatgaattcatgcttaatGTGAAGTGAAATTCTTCCCCACAAGagagaaaaataacaaaaacttTATTGGAAATAACGAAGTTTGATTATGTAACAAACTTTTCCCCGCTGGCCCTAGAGGTTCGCTATacctgtgttttactgtatcatgaagtttggttatataatgaactgtttttcgctggccctggaggttcgctataactgtgttttacagtataatgaagtttggttatataATGAACTAtttttcgctggccctggaggttcactataactgtgttttactgtagtaaacACTGTAATATTTACCTCCCTTTTCTCTGATCTCTACAGATCCCACACGAAGAAACCCataaatttttatatacatcAATTCCAATTCCATATTGTGTTTCCaaatagtgattttttttctgtacgGTAATAGATTAAATTCCTTTCCTTTAATTGGGATAAATCAACAATTTCACTAAATTCTTGGTTGATTTTGTTTCCATACAGGATACaagaataaaaaattgaaagtggccATGTGAAAgactgtaaataaaatatctagacACTCATAGGTGCAAATATGAACGTACAACTGGTTATTTGCCAATTTACTTTGAACATAATGTCTTAATGATATTTAATATGACGGGAAAAGTGTTAGCCATCCTGATGATTAAGCTGGTGATCTACCAACCAAGCTACGGGGTAGATGAATCCAAACTTCACTACACcaccctcttttttttttttttcccatttGTAAGTTTGGGGGTGGAGGTGGGGGTTAAACTACAAATAAATGAGATGGACTATTGTGACGTGCACCATCAGTCAGGaaatatttgcttttatttcatttcaaatggtTAACAGAATCAATAGTTCAAATTATGCAGAGCTCCAAATAAGGTGCGTATGAGTGTAAATACTCATTAATttttaccaaatacgcattAAAGTTGAAAATCAGGCATATAATTAAGCATTAGCGaatgtaaatacgctttacactccTAAAGTAATGCGTACATATGACTGAATAGTATAAGTACGAATTATCTTTCATATGTATTGAGGTTAGCTCAGCGCTTGATCTTACATGAAATATAATCGCTATGAAAAATGTTTAGATGACATGACAATTTTGAAAGATGCCTTAGAGATAATCCAAAACAACtgtattatgtacatgtataagcctAATTGTTCTTTCTTAAAGAGGTAGAGTGTGGTCGAAAGCACAGAAAAAACCCCTTGTATTATCAATCCTAGACGATAGATTGCTGCTACAAATATGGCAGAGAAAACTATTTAAAAGCATTTGCGAGAACAGAAGTCACGTATctatttactttatttatttatttgactTCCATCACAAATGCACTAGTTTTACACAGATGGAGGAAAACCATTTCTTTGTTAACGGTACAAGGTGAGGGGAATCCGACAGTAATTTGCAGTGAAAGCAAAGTGCAAACAATATATATGGGCAGAGTTACATGTAGGTTCGTCtgaattttaaaacatgctATAGAAAGACACAAAATCTTTTGACTTTGAAACTGATATTTTTTGGTCAAAAATGCTTTTCGTTTCCCAGttataacagtttaatttacaatatgacaaatagttttgtttgtttgtttggtgtttaagaaatttattcaatactgtacaataaaaacttgtatatttACAGGTGAAAAGCCTTTGTAGTTCTTTTATTATAAACTcttcattgtcattttgaaatttatcattgaggtattaaattttgatatgtcaAACATTCGGTCATTTAGATTAAGTGATCGAATTCTGTATTAGTGGCAAAAAAGCAAAGAAtatcagtaaattaacaaaatactcttttgactttttctggaaagcaaaatactcatcgatttgaaaatcagggagTAAATACACTTTGTGGTAAAaacttatctggagctctgaaTCATGTGTAAAGATTGAAAACAATTCGCATAAAACTGTAGTGCTGTTATTATTagtgtcatacatgtatcttttaaaaaaatggacCTCACAACACTGATACCTTCTGCTTCTTTGTTCTTTTAGTCGCTGAATTAACGGACTTGGAAACctattaaaagaaaacaaactttATTATCAACATAAGTGCTGAATTCATGCATTTCAGGTAAGTTTGGAGTGCTGGATATATCTACTTCAAGGCATATGacaaaaatatatctaaaa is part of the Ostrea edulis chromosome 2, xbOstEdul1.1, whole genome shotgun sequence genome and harbors:
- the LOC125679532 gene encoding microspherule protein 1-like codes for the protein MSQTTSEIPRFIQTSDDIDQTSPMIKKEAQDEMPTSSVPLSVSLPAMPIQLGLPVEGTLKQRISQILPPQNQSLVQETRRTSSRSIKRKKFDDEVVESSLIKTERGRVTKLPTVTQVLEKIEPVEKELPPAPPPEKKKVSKSVNSATKRTKKQKPPAPASTKDLGRWKAQDDLALITAVQQTNDLTAVHLGLKFSCRFSLKEIQERWYALLYDPIISKLAVQAMNQLHPDIIAEVQSKALYSKEEESLLGTISSTSQPTVEIFQDLLEQNPDSFYPLRTAKALHNHWLLLKQYHLLPDQSVQPIPRGDHVLNFSDAEEMMNDDDLKDTKDDVLEQELSVADRRNKNEIRHLEQELPKWQVLVDSVTGISPQDFDNQTLAVLRGRLVRYLMRSKEITLGRATKDNQIDVDLSLEGPAWKISRRQGIIKLRNNGDFFIANEGKRPFYVDGKAILAGNKQKLNNNSVVEISCLRFIFLINQDLINVIRAESQKLIPT